The genome window CGCGGTCCGGGCGCTCTCGCGCGCCGGCGTCGAGTCGCCGTGGCCCGACGACACCGCGCTGTTCACCCGGTTGCTGGAGCGTCGGGAACAGGGTGACGGCGCCGAACCCGTCGGAACGGACGGTGACGACCCCGCCGCCGACCGCGGCGCCCGCCTCGACGACGACCTCACCTTCACCACCTGGTTCCGCAGCCGCGGCGGGGCGGACGCGCCGATGGCCGCGGACGGCGACGCGCTCGGCGTCGAGCGCGAGCTCGACCCCGAGCTGTACGAGCCGACGTTCATGGTCGTCTACGACCCGCGGACCGACGTGACGTACAAGCTGGAGGCGCCGTACGCGTTCACCCGCGACGCGGCGACCCGCGAGCGGCTCACCCGGCAGGTCGTCGCCGAGGTGGCGGCGACGCGCGGCCCGCCGGAGCCGGTCGCGAAGGCGGACGAGCTGGCGCGGATCTCGGCGACCGAGAAGGCCGCGCTCCGCCGGAAGTTCGAGGAGCGCCTCGGCAGCGACCAGCAGGCCACCTACGACGACCTGCGGTGGGGAAAAGAGACGTACTAACCTGTCGTCGATCGGTTATAAATAGCCGATTCCCGATCGGCGGCGAGCTCCTCCAAAGCCCCAGGCACTCACTTATAAATGATCGACTGCGGATCGACGACGAACACTTCCAAAGCCCCAGCCGCGAGGGATCGCGCGGCTTGCTGTCGTTCGAAAGGCGCTTCGCGCCTTTCGTGATGACGAGAGAGCTTCGCTCTCTCGAACCACGTTCCTCGCTCGGTCGCTAGCGCTCTCTCGCTGCGGTACTTGCTGCGCCGTGCTTCGCCCTCGCGGCAGCGAGACGCTACGCGTCTCTGGCAGCCGGCGGCTTCGCCGCCGGCGACTGCCCCTTTGAGTCCCACCCCGCACCGCTCCGCACAGCAGCCTCACGCCTCCCCAGCCTCGTCGCTGGCACCCTCCGCTTCGCTCCGGGAGCCAGCGACTCCAGCGAGGGACCGAAGGTCCCTCTGGCAGCCGGCGCGTAGCGCCGGCGACCTCGCGCGGGCGACTCGCGCCCTGCGGGCGCTCGCCGGCACGCGCCACCGCAGCGTTTCAATTGGAGTGTTCGCGTTTCAGAATCAGTCGCGCCCACACTCAGAGCGCCTGCGCCAGCAGCACCGCGTAGGTGACCGCGTTGTAGATGCCGTGAACCAACCCCGGCACCACCACGTTGTCCGTCCACTCGTAGAGCGCGCCGAGGACCGAGCCGAGGACGACCACGACGCCGACGTACGCCCACTGCTCGACGGGCGTTCCGGAGACCGACGGGAGGTGGATCAGGCCGAACGCGAGGCTCGCGATGAGCACCGCGGGCACGGCGTCGAACGCGCGCCGGACGCCGCCCTGGACGACGCCGCGGAACAGCAGCTCCTCGACCGGACCGACCACCGCGAGCGACACCGCGATCATCGCGAGGTAGTAGACCACGGGGTCGCCCGCGGGGACGACGGCCTGGTTCTGTCCGGTGGAGAGGCCGAGCTGGTCGAGCGCGAACAGCGCGCCGTACTGGAACGCGAAGAGGACGGCCCCGCCGCCGACGATGATCGCGGCCTCGCGGCGATCGGGTCGGGCGACGCGGGCGATCTCCCACTCGTCGGTTATCGCGAGGTAGCCGACGGCCGCGAGCGCGAACCCGCCGAACTGGAGCAGCGTCCGGAGCAGCTGGTGGCCGGTCGTCCCCTCCGACACCAGCCCGAGGGAGGCCGCGAGGTCCGCCCCCGGCGCGGTGATCGCGCTCGCGACGAGGAGCGCGAACACGATCGCGAACAGCGCGCTCGCGACGCGGGACAGCCGCTCGCCGACCGCCGAGGCCGAGAGGTCATCGCTCATTGCCGGGACCACGGTTCGGGAGGCTTTAGGCGCACCGGAAGGGGATCGGCGCCGTCGAGGGACCGGCGATGGCCCGCCGGCGGCGGCCGCGGCGTCAGTCGATCCGGAGTTCGCGCTTCTGTTCGACCGCCTCGGCTTCCGCGAAGTCGCCGCCGCCGAGCAGCCCGCGCGCCGCCTTCTTCCCCCACTCGACCGCGGGCTGCGTGAACGTCGAGACGCTCGCGAGCTCGCCGTACAGCACGCAGGCGGCCTCCATCCCGTACAGCAGCTCGCCGAGCGCCCGCTCGTCGACGCGGTCGATCTCGACGCGCACGTTGGGGACGCCGGCGGCCGCGAGGCTCGCCTCCGTCGCCTCGAACTCGGCGTCGAGGAGCCCGCCGAGCGACGAGCCGCCGAGGTACGCGAGCCCGTTGAGGTCGGTCTCGGGGATCGGTACGTCGGCGCGCTCGGTCGGGCGCACGAGCGTCACCAGCTTGTCCGGCGGCCCGGCGCGGTAGAGCTGGAGCTGGGAGTGCTGGTCCGTCGCGCCGAGCGCGCGCGCCGGCGTCTGCCCGAGCCCGTCCTTCCCGAGGCTCTCGGCCCACAGCTGGGCGAACCACTCCGCGAACGTCTCCAGCGACTCCGCGTACGGCATCACGGCGTTGGTGCGCGCGCCGCGCTCCGCGAGCGCGTACGTCGCCGCGCCGTAGGCGTACGCGGGCGACTCGTACAGCGACCCCGCGAGCGCGTCCATCCCGTCGCGCCCCCCGGCGAGGACGGCCTCCACGTCGCGGCCCTGAAGCGCGGCGACCGCGAGCCCGACCGTCGAGAGGACGGAGAACCGTCCCGGAACGCCATCGGGGACCGACAGCGAGGGCAGGTCGTGGCGGTCGGCCAGCTGGCGGAGGTTCCCTTCCTCGCCGGTGGTGACGAGCGTGCGCTCGGTCCAGTCGACGCCCGCGTCGGCCATCGCCTCGCGGACGACGAGGAAGTTCGCGAGCGTCTCGGCGGTCGTCCCCGACTTCGAGACGACGTTGACGACGGTGTCGTCGAGCGGGAGGTCGGCGAGCAGCGCCCGCGTGTCGTCGGGGTCGACGTTGTCGAGGACGTACGCGTCCACGTCGCTTTCGAGCGCGTTCGACAGCGTCGCCGCGCCGAGCGCGCTGCCCCCGATGCCGACCGTCAGCACCGCCTCGGGGCGGTCGAACCCGTCGACCGCGGCGTAGATCGCGTCCGGGTCCGCGGTCTCGGGGAGGGTCAGGGCGGCGTAGCCGAACTCGTCGTCGGCCATCCCGCCCGCGATCCGCTCGTGTGCGGCCGCGACGCGGTCGTCGAGTCTGTCCAGCGTTTCCGTCGTGAGCCCGGGGGTCGTCTCCAGGGCGTTGCCGAGGTCCACGCGCATACGTGTCTCACCGCGCGAGAGCGACTTAAAAACCGCCGACCGGGCCGAGCGCCGCCCCCGCGGCGAGGACGCGGCGACCGGAAGGTCAGTCGGCCGCCGCGACCGGTTCCTCGCCGTCGTCGAGCGCCGGGCGACCGATCAGCCGGTCGACGGAGAGCGGGCCGGCGCCGAGCGCGAAGACGGCCGACGCGAGGCCGAACAGCGCGACGTGAGCGAGGACCGGGTCGTCCGGGAGCCCGAACAGCGTCGTCGTGAACAGGACGAACGAGAGCGCGGCCGCGCCGCGCGTGAAGAAGCCCGCGATCAGCGCGAGGCCCACGGCGACCTCGGTAACGCCGGCGCCGACGACCCACAGCCCCGGGTCGACGGGGACGACCGACGTGAGGTCGTACTTCTCGACGACCTGTAGCGCGCTCGCCGGATCGGCGAGCTTCTGGATCAGGCCGAGGTAGACGAACGAGACGCCCATGCCGACCCGGAGCACAGTGGGGACGTACCGCCTGAGCGGGGCGGTCGCCTCGTCGAGGAACGACTTCAGGTGGTGGACCGGGTCGATCCGGCCGTAGTACGACCCCGGCGTGCTGGCGACCTCGAGCAGCATGTCGTCGGCGCTCGGCCGACCGCCGCCGAGGACGAGCAGCGCGAGGAGCACCGGGACGTACTCCACGGCGAGAACGACGAGCGGGTCGACGGCGACGAGCACCCACGCGTACGTCAGCAGGCCGGTCGCGGCGGTGATCCGCGTCGCGAGCCCGAAGAGGGTGAAGAAGCCGAGCCCGATGAAGAGGACGCGGAGCAGCGGGCTGGTCGCCGGTTCGAACGAGAGCGTCGGCGCGAACAGGTACCCTTGGAAGCCGGCGCCGACGAGGGGGAGCCCGACGGCGAGCCGCAGCATCCACGGGACGAGGTCGCCGTAGCCGGCGAGCTTCTCGCGGAGGACGACGACGTCGACGACGGTCGGGCGCACCCAGAGGTACGCGCCGATTCCGGCGGTCGCGAGGAGCCCGGAGCCCGCGAACAGCGCCGCGTTGAACGGGTCCGACAGCACTTCCGCGATGAACGCCACCGCGTCGAGCGGGTCGCCCGAGTCCTCGGTGACGTAGTCGACGTGGGCCGCGGCCGGCCGAGCGACGAGCGTCGCGAACAGGGCGAACGCTGCGACGGCGACCGATCGGAGACGAACGGACATACCCCACGTACGAGCCGAACGCACCTAACGGTATTTCTTCACGAACGTTCGAATCCGACCCTGTAGGTCGTTTCTGCGCCGCTTCGAGCCGCTCGATAGCCGCGTCAGGGGGTCGCCGCCTACGGCGCTCGCGCGACGAGCGCGAACGTCTCGGTCCGCGTCTCCGCGCGCTCCACGTCGAACCCGGCCTCGGCGAGCGCGTCGCGCGCGTCGCTCACGGGGAAGCGCTCGTCGACCGGGGGCCCGTGGTCGCCGTCGCCGTCGGCCGACCAGTCGAACACGACGAGCCGTCCGTCCGAGCGGATAACGCGGGCGACCTCGTCGATCGCTTCCGGGCTCGCGAACTCGTGGTACGTCATCGTCGAGAACGCGCCGTCGAGCTCGCCGTCCGCGAACGGGAGGTCTGCGACGTCGCTCGCGACGAGGTCGACGTTGTCTGGAGCGCCCTTCTCGCGGTAGTACTCGTGCATCTCGGACTGGACGTCGACGCCGTAGACCGTCTCGGCGTGCTCGGCGACGTCGTCGGTGTAGAAACCGGTGCCGCTCCCGAGGTCGGCGAGGACGCCGAACGCGCCGGCCGCGAACGGACCGACGACCTCCTCCGCGGACACCCAGCGATACCGCACCGCCGGTCGCTCGAGGCGGTCCGCGCCGTCGGCGTCGAACGTGTGGAATCCCATGTTCGGTCTTGTGCGTCGAGCGCTAAAACGCGTCCGGTCGAGCGGCGCGCGGTCGCGTCCGCCTCGGGATCGAGCGACCCCGCCCGCGGCTCACCACTCGGACTCCAGCGCGTCGAGGAGACGATCGATCTCGGCCTCCGTCGAGACCGCGTGTACCGACGCGCGGATCCCGTTCGGGTGCGGTAGCGACCGGACGACGATGTCGTCGTCGGCCAGTCGCTCGACGGTCGCCTCCGGGTCGTCGACGTCGATCGTGACGAGCCCGGACTCGTAGTCTCGCGGGCTGAGCAGTCGATCGTCGGGGACGCCGGCCTTCAGGCGGTCGGTGAGCGACTCGATCCGCGACTCGATCGCGTCGAGGCCGACGGCGTCGATCGCGTCGAGCGCCTCGACGAGGCCGACGTGGGCCGCCGCCGTCGTCGTCCCGACCTCGAAGCGGCCCGCCGCCGACTTGAACTCGATCTCGTCGCCGGTCGGGTCCTCGACGCCGCGGTAGCCGACCGCGCGCGGCGCGAGGTCGGCGGCGGCGTCGCGGTCGACGTAGAGGAAGCCGGCTCCCCACGGGCCGAGCGTCCACTTGTGGCCGGCCGCGGCGACCGCGTCGGCGCCCCACTCGTGTACGTCCATCGGGACCTGACCGGGCGACTGGACCGCGTCGACGAGCGTGAACGCGCCGGCGTCGTCGGCGATCTCGACGAGGTCGGCGACCGGGAGGCGGGTGCCGTGCGTCCACGTGATCGCGCTGAAGCAGACGAGGCGGGCGTCCGCGACGGCCTCGGCGTACTCCTCGCGGTCGACGCGGCCGTCCTCGGTCTCGACAACGCGCACCTCGACGCCCTCGCGTTCGAGCCGCTGCCACGGCAGGACGCCGGCCGGGTGTTCGAGGTCGGTCCGGACGACGACGTCGCCCGGTTCCCAGTCGATCGCGCCGGCGACCCGATTTATTCCGTCGGTCGTGCTCTCGGTGAGCGCGATCTCCTCCGGGTCGGCGCCGACGAACGCCGCGATCCGCTCGCGCACCCGGTCGTACGTGTCGAACGCGTGTTCGTACGGATCGGTCGTCGCGGAGCCGTACTCGTGGTCCGCGACGAACGACCCGGCCGCCTCGACGACGTACTCGGGGCTCGGCCCGTGCGCGCCGAAGTTGAAGTACGCCGCGTCGCCGAGGGCCGGGACGTCCGCGCGGAGCTCTCTCGGGGTCATACCGTCGTCGTCGAGTTGGATCGTTCTCATGGTGTCGGTTTCGGCGACTCGGGCCGCGACTGGCCGATCGGCGACCGCGTCCCGGGTGATTCCGTGTGCGATGCCCGAAGGTGCGCTCAGGCGGTGTGCTCGCCGATCGCGTCGGCAAGCGCCCGCTCGCTCTGCGCCCCGACCATGCGCTCTGCGAGCTCGCCGTCCGAGAACACGAGCAGGGTCGGGATGCCCTGAACGCCGTACTCGCCCGCCAGCGCCTGGTGGACGTCGACGTCGACCTTCAGGACCGTCGCGTCGGTGTCTTCCGCGACCGCCTCGACGGCGGGCTCCATCATCTGACACGGGCCGCACCAGTCGGCGTAGAAGTCGACGAGGACGACGCCGTCGGCGACGTGTTCGTCGAACGCGTCGGCGTCGGTCAGCTGGATCGGCTCTCCGGGTGCGGCTTCTGTCGAACTCATACCCGGACGTACGCGCCGCGCGGTAATAATGGTTTTGGATAGTATTCACAATACTATGGTGGAAAGGCGCGCACCGGCCATCCGGCTGCGCCGCGATACGAGCCGGTGCGGTGGCTATCCCCGTTCGAAAATTCCGTCGGAGCGAGCGAACCCCGGACCTGACGGTGTCGGAGCGGAGAGAGATCGCAAGGAGACAGTCGGCGGCGACGCGGTGCGGCGCGGTACTTCGACTACTGAATGTGGCCTTCGCGGCGGAGCTGGTCGGCGTCCTCGTCCTCGTATCGCCACTCGACGTTCGCCTTCTCGTCCTGCCAGTCCCACGGCTCCGCGAGAACCACGTCGCCCTCGCTGATCCACGTTCGGTACTTCATGCGGCCGGGGATTCGACCGAGCCGCTCGACGCCGTCGGCGCAGCGCAGCTGAACGTGGTTACCGCCGAGGTGCTCGGTCACCACGGCGAACACTTCGTCGTCGTTGGGCATGCGGAGATTCTTCCGCCCGGATTCTTCGCTCATACCTCCAGTAGTGCGCTCGCCCGTATAAGTGATTGGAGACGCGTGTGTGCCCCCGTCACGCGATATGTTCGCACGAAACTGGTGCCGCGGACGGCGACGCTCACTCCGCGTCGGTGACCGGGGCCGAGCGGTCGCCGCCGTCGGTAGGCTGGTCCTCGGCGGCTTCGCCCCCGCCGAACGCGTCGTCGACCTGCGCGAACGTCTCCGCCTCCGTGCCGGAGTTGTCGACGACGACGTGGTCGGTCGCCACCTCGTCGAACAGCTCCTTGA of Halorubrum trapanicum contains these proteins:
- a CDS encoding CPBP family intramembrane glutamic endopeptidase encodes the protein MSDDLSASAVGERLSRVASALFAIVFALLVASAITAPGADLAASLGLVSEGTTGHQLLRTLLQFGGFALAAVGYLAITDEWEIARVARPDRREAAIIVGGGAVLFAFQYGALFALDQLGLSTGQNQAVVPAGDPVVYYLAMIAVSLAVVGPVEELLFRGVVQGGVRRAFDAVPAVLIASLAFGLIHLPSVSGTPVEQWAYVGVVVVLGSVLGALYEWTDNVVVPGLVHGIYNAVTYAVLLAQAL
- a CDS encoding glucose-6-phosphate isomerase; the encoded protein is MRVDLGNALETTPGLTTETLDRLDDRVAAAHERIAGGMADDEFGYAALTLPETADPDAIYAAVDGFDRPEAVLTVGIGGSALGAATLSNALESDVDAYVLDNVDPDDTRALLADLPLDDTVVNVVSKSGTTAETLANFLVVREAMADAGVDWTERTLVTTGEEGNLRQLADRHDLPSLSVPDGVPGRFSVLSTVGLAVAALQGRDVEAVLAGGRDGMDALAGSLYESPAYAYGAATYALAERGARTNAVMPYAESLETFAEWFAQLWAESLGKDGLGQTPARALGATDQHSQLQLYRAGPPDKLVTLVRPTERADVPIPETDLNGLAYLGGSSLGGLLDAEFEATEASLAAAGVPNVRVEIDRVDERALGELLYGMEAACVLYGELASVSTFTQPAVEWGKKAARGLLGGGDFAEAEAVEQKRELRID
- the trxA gene encoding thioredoxin, which encodes MSSTEAAPGEPIQLTDADAFDEHVADGVVLVDFYADWCGPCQMMEPAVEAVAEDTDATVLKVDVDVHQALAGEYGVQGIPTLLVFSDGELAERMVGAQSERALADAIGEHTA
- a CDS encoding aminotransferase class V-fold PLP-dependent enzyme, with amino-acid sequence MRTIQLDDDGMTPRELRADVPALGDAAYFNFGAHGPSPEYVVEAAGSFVADHEYGSATTDPYEHAFDTYDRVRERIAAFVGADPEEIALTESTTDGINRVAGAIDWEPGDVVVRTDLEHPAGVLPWQRLEREGVEVRVVETEDGRVDREEYAEAVADARLVCFSAITWTHGTRLPVADLVEIADDAGAFTLVDAVQSPGQVPMDVHEWGADAVAAAGHKWTLGPWGAGFLYVDRDAAADLAPRAVGYRGVEDPTGDEIEFKSAAGRFEVGTTTAAAHVGLVEALDAIDAVGLDAIESRIESLTDRLKAGVPDDRLLSPRDYESGLVTIDVDDPEATVERLADDDIVVRSLPHPNGIRASVHAVSTEAEIDRLLDALESEW
- a CDS encoding DoxX family protein, which translates into the protein MSVRLRSVAVAAFALFATLVARPAAAHVDYVTEDSGDPLDAVAFIAEVLSDPFNAALFAGSGLLATAGIGAYLWVRPTVVDVVVLREKLAGYGDLVPWMLRLAVGLPLVGAGFQGYLFAPTLSFEPATSPLLRVLFIGLGFFTLFGLATRITAATGLLTYAWVLVAVDPLVVLAVEYVPVLLALLVLGGGRPSADDMLLEVASTPGSYYGRIDPVHHLKSFLDEATAPLRRYVPTVLRVGMGVSFVYLGLIQKLADPASALQVVEKYDLTSVVPVDPGLWVVGAGVTEVAVGLALIAGFFTRGAAALSFVLFTTTLFGLPDDPVLAHVALFGLASAVFALGAGPLSVDRLIGRPALDDGEEPVAAAD
- a CDS encoding class I SAM-dependent methyltransferase, which encodes MGFHTFDADGADRLERPAVRYRWVSAEEVVGPFAAGAFGVLADLGSGTGFYTDDVAEHAETVYGVDVQSEMHEYYREKGAPDNVDLVASDVADLPFADGELDGAFSTMTYHEFASPEAIDEVARVIRSDGRLVVFDWSADGDGDHGPPVDERFPVSDARDALAEAGFDVERAETRTETFALVARAP
- a CDS encoding translation initiation factor eIF-1A, coding for MSEESGRKNLRMPNDDEVFAVVTEHLGGNHVQLRCADGVERLGRIPGRMKYRTWISEGDVVLAEPWDWQDEKANVEWRYEDEDADQLRREGHIQ